A single Brevundimonas sp. M20 DNA region contains:
- a CDS encoding TonB-dependent receptor encodes MKSVHATTASVVALLMGAALATPALAQQAPQDEPGATALEDVVVTAQRREQSLQEVPIAITAFDAETLERTAATGISDIAAKAPGVTLTQFNIGEPQLYIRGVGTSSDSAASDPSIGFSIDEVSIGRSGASALSFLDIERVEILRGPQGTLYGRNASGGALNIYTRKPVFDNTGNITARIGSFDEYGLEGVINRQVGDDAAIRFAARYTTNDGYAESLPSGDGLEGGTSWGARLSFRRDAGDWSFLFSGDYSQDDMDGHARIPVTASGTAPAFVTLINTLRAGLDVRQSFSSPDNFQERTNYGLTARIEHSGEGFDFVSLTSFRDNDYSWRDNLGGLPFPAFPLEVDDRASEDAKQFSQEFRLVSKPDSAINWVAGVYAFQEEIERTERFIVRAALPIAPPSFGGDTTFFQEATNRSFAVFGQANIPFANIWELTLGARWTHDYREIHQVAIDNDGGANPPVGIPLGPTGSPYNVRGDESFSEPSWKIALAVEPIDNVRFYASYDRGYKAGSFPSTAQSGAQALMPLASELLDNYELGVKSTLFGRWRFNAAAFKLEYQDLQVYELLGLALVTSNAQAEVEGFEIETALAITNNITIGGSYTSLDAQFTSNAISGALVLPYDGNTLPRSPDSQYTLYVDSEWDVAGGVLAARADYQWTDDFYFDPSNNPEVLSPAHELVSAFVSWEAPSGLKVSLYGKNLTDTEYQTHIIKNVGVGFSVFGAPRSFGLAVTQSF; translated from the coding sequence ATGAAATCAGTCCACGCCACCACTGCGTCCGTCGTCGCCCTGCTGATGGGCGCCGCGCTGGCCACGCCCGCGCTCGCGCAACAGGCCCCGCAGGATGAACCCGGCGCCACCGCGCTGGAGGATGTGGTCGTGACCGCGCAGCGGCGCGAGCAGAGCCTGCAGGAGGTGCCGATCGCCATCACCGCCTTCGACGCCGAGACGCTGGAGCGCACGGCGGCGACGGGTATCTCGGACATCGCGGCCAAGGCGCCGGGCGTGACCCTGACGCAGTTCAACATCGGCGAGCCGCAGCTCTACATCCGGGGTGTCGGCACCTCGAGCGACTCGGCGGCCAGCGACCCCTCCATCGGCTTCTCGATTGATGAAGTGTCCATCGGCCGGTCGGGCGCCAGCGCCCTGTCCTTCCTCGACATCGAGCGGGTGGAGATCCTGCGCGGGCCGCAGGGGACGCTGTACGGCCGCAACGCCTCGGGCGGGGCGCTGAATATCTACACGCGCAAGCCGGTGTTCGATAACACGGGCAATATCACCGCCCGCATCGGCAGCTTTGATGAGTACGGGCTGGAAGGCGTGATCAACCGGCAGGTCGGCGACGACGCCGCCATCCGGTTCGCCGCCCGCTACACCACCAATGACGGCTATGCCGAAAGCCTGCCCAGCGGCGACGGTCTGGAAGGCGGCACGTCCTGGGGCGCGCGCCTGTCGTTCCGTCGTGACGCGGGCGACTGGAGCTTCCTGTTCAGCGGCGACTATTCGCAGGACGACATGGACGGCCACGCGCGGATTCCGGTGACGGCGTCCGGCACGGCCCCGGCCTTCGTGACCCTGATCAACACCCTGCGCGCCGGTCTGGATGTGCGGCAGAGCTTCTCATCGCCGGACAATTTCCAGGAGCGGACCAACTACGGCCTGACCGCCCGGATCGAGCACTCGGGCGAGGGGTTCGACTTCGTCTCCCTGACGTCGTTCCGCGACAACGACTACAGCTGGCGCGATAATCTGGGCGGCCTGCCCTTCCCGGCCTTCCCTCTGGAAGTCGATGACCGCGCGAGCGAGGACGCCAAGCAGTTCAGTCAGGAGTTCCGTCTGGTGTCCAAGCCGGACTCGGCGATCAACTGGGTCGCCGGCGTCTATGCCTTCCAGGAAGAGATCGAGCGTACCGAGCGCTTCATCGTGCGCGCGGCCCTGCCGATCGCGCCGCCGTCGTTCGGTGGCGACACCACCTTCTTCCAGGAGGCGACCAACCGCAGCTTCGCGGTCTTCGGTCAGGCCAACATCCCGTTCGCGAACATCTGGGAGCTGACGCTGGGCGCCCGCTGGACGCATGACTATCGCGAGATCCATCAGGTCGCGATCGACAACGACGGTGGCGCCAATCCGCCGGTCGGCATTCCGCTGGGGCCGACGGGCTCGCCCTACAATGTGCGGGGCGACGAAAGCTTCTCGGAGCCGAGCTGGAAGATCGCGCTGGCGGTCGAGCCGATCGACAACGTCCGCTTCTATGCAAGCTATGACCGCGGCTACAAGGCGGGGTCCTTCCCGTCGACGGCGCAGTCGGGCGCGCAGGCGCTGATGCCGTTGGCGTCGGAGCTGCTGGACAACTACGAACTGGGCGTGAAGTCGACCCTGTTCGGGCGCTGGCGCTTCAACGCGGCCGCCTTCAAGCTCGAGTATCAGGACCTGCAGGTCTACGAACTACTGGGTCTGGCGCTGGTCACCTCCAATGCGCAGGCCGAGGTCGAGGGCTTCGAGATCGAGACCGCGCTGGCGATCACGAACAACATCACCATCGGCGGATCGTACACCAGCCTTGACGCGCAGTTCACCTCGAACGCCATCTCGGGCGCGCTGGTCCTGCCTTACGACGGCAATACCCTGCCGCGTTCGCCGGACAGCCAGTACACCCTGTATGTCGACAGCGAGTGGGACGTGGCCGGCGGCGTTCTGGCGGCGCGCGCCGACTACCAGTGGACCGACGACTTCTACTTCGACCCGTCGAACAATCCGGAAGTTCTGTCGCCCGCGCACGAACTCGTCAGCGCCTTCGTGTCGTGGGAAGCGCCCTCGGGCCTGAAGGTCTCGCTGTACGGGAAGAACCTGACGGACACCGAGTATCAGACCCACATCATCAAGAATGTGGGCGTCGGCTTCAGCGTCTTCGGCGCGCCGCGGTCGTTCGGCCTGGCCGTCACGCAGAGCTTCTGA
- a CDS encoding helix-turn-helix domain-containing protein, whose translation MDHISTRDLIMGNPVARAFAVTGDAWTQLILREAFYGARRFSQWRDRLGMPRSVLTDRLNRLVASGLLEQRPAKESPTRMEYRLTEMGLDMFGVAVMQGQWERKWARSPLQERYALAFYDRHTGEAVTPAIFDHERGHPVDPRYVRGEAGEGLTPIAPPTSRRRRTQPIETDRAIIDRSTDIMGDYWSWAVLAAAFFRLRRFDEFHEALGVATNILADRLNRMVLHGVLEKRLYQNAPPRFEYRLTQAGLDLFPMIMAMHGWAERWLCPDGPPLKLVDTRTGEAIHPVVCDLKTGRLLDPRNIRWEVEATAPETTGAA comes from the coding sequence GTGGACCACATCTCCACCCGCGATCTGATCATGGGCAATCCCGTCGCGCGCGCGTTCGCGGTGACAGGGGATGCGTGGACGCAACTCATCCTGCGTGAAGCCTTCTACGGGGCGCGCCGTTTCTCCCAGTGGCGCGACCGACTGGGCATGCCGCGCAGCGTGCTGACGGACCGGCTGAACCGTCTGGTCGCCTCGGGGCTGCTGGAGCAGCGCCCGGCGAAGGAGTCCCCGACCCGGATGGAATACCGGTTGACCGAGATGGGTCTCGACATGTTCGGGGTCGCGGTCATGCAGGGTCAGTGGGAACGCAAATGGGCGCGTTCCCCGCTGCAGGAACGCTACGCCCTCGCCTTCTATGATCGCCACACCGGCGAGGCCGTCACCCCCGCCATCTTCGATCATGAGCGCGGCCATCCGGTCGATCCCCGCTATGTCCGGGGCGAGGCGGGCGAGGGTCTGACGCCGATCGCGCCGCCGACCTCCCGCCGTCGCCGCACCCAGCCGATCGAGACGGACCGGGCGATCATCGACCGCTCGACCGACATCATGGGCGACTACTGGAGTTGGGCGGTGCTGGCCGCCGCCTTCTTCCGACTGCGCCGGTTCGATGAGTTCCACGAGGCGTTGGGCGTGGCGACCAACATCCTGGCCGACCGTCTGAACCGGATGGTGCTGCACGGCGTGCTCGAAAAGCGGCTCTACCAGAATGCGCCGCCGCGCTTCGAGTACCGGCTGACGCAGGCCGGACTGGACCTGTTCCCGATGATCATGGCCATGCACGGTTGGGCCGAACGCTGGCTGTGCCCGGACGGGCCGCCGCTGAAACTGGTCGACACCCGCACCGGAGAGGCGATTCATCCGGTCGTCTGCGACCTCAAGACCGGCCGCTTGCTGGACCCGCGAAACATCCGCTGGGAGGTCGAGGCGACGGCGCCGGAAACCACCGGCGCCGCCTGA
- a CDS encoding carotenoid oxygenase family protein, with product MADDAAASRRIETGELTPLNEMNPYLQGLYEPVAKETTALDLPVIGELPKDLYGAFVRNGPNPAQAPAGLHHWFDGDGMVHAIHFENGKAEYRNRYVGTDDYRAEQAGFAIQAGGVLAPSARSNPASGRGDLVYKDTANTDLVFHNGSLMALWYISGKPVRVNARTLETIGNETFGGALPRHVSAHGKVDPKTGEFCFFDYSLYEPWMSFGVVSADNQLTNFQKVDLPGPRLPHDMGLTENYIILHDLPVVFTDAGLRNAMWQIKVADQPARFGVVPKTGTGDQVRWFETDTCYIYHVANCWEDGDEVVMTACMMTPNGFPPNPAYGPYASMVNVLALNAVPVEWRMNMVTGQVKKRQLDDRVGEFPVVNLDYTGRKANWSYHVAMAPQELQRFSGLIKYDLNTGAAKTHDFALGVGGSEPAFAPRIGAVDEDDGYVIVFTTDEATGQSEVQVIAAKDFEAGPVARIPLPARVPAGFHGTWAPGDQIVA from the coding sequence ATGGCCGATGACGCCGCCGCGTCGCGCCGGATCGAGACCGGCGAACTGACCCCTTTGAACGAGATGAACCCCTATCTGCAGGGCCTCTATGAGCCCGTGGCGAAGGAGACGACGGCGCTCGACCTGCCCGTCATCGGCGAGCTTCCGAAGGATCTGTACGGCGCCTTCGTCCGCAACGGCCCAAACCCGGCCCAGGCTCCCGCGGGCCTGCACCACTGGTTCGACGGCGACGGCATGGTTCACGCCATCCACTTCGAGAACGGCAAGGCCGAGTACCGCAACCGCTACGTCGGCACGGACGACTATCGCGCCGAACAGGCCGGCTTCGCTATCCAGGCGGGCGGCGTCCTGGCCCCCTCGGCCCGGAGCAACCCGGCCTCGGGTCGCGGCGACCTCGTCTACAAGGACACCGCCAACACCGATCTGGTCTTCCACAACGGTTCGCTGATGGCCCTGTGGTACATCTCGGGCAAGCCGGTGCGGGTGAACGCCCGCACGCTGGAAACCATCGGCAACGAGACCTTCGGCGGCGCCCTGCCGCGCCACGTCTCGGCCCACGGCAAGGTCGATCCGAAGACGGGCGAGTTCTGCTTCTTCGACTATTCGCTCTACGAGCCGTGGATGAGCTTCGGCGTCGTCAGCGCCGACAATCAGCTGACGAATTTCCAGAAGGTCGATCTGCCCGGACCGCGCCTGCCGCACGACATGGGGCTGACCGAGAACTACATCATCCTGCACGACCTGCCCGTGGTATTCACCGACGCCGGGCTGCGCAACGCGATGTGGCAGATCAAGGTCGCCGACCAGCCCGCTCGCTTCGGCGTCGTGCCGAAGACCGGGACAGGCGATCAGGTCCGCTGGTTCGAGACCGACACCTGCTACATCTATCACGTCGCCAACTGCTGGGAGGACGGCGACGAGGTGGTCATGACCGCCTGCATGATGACGCCGAACGGCTTCCCGCCAAACCCGGCTTACGGCCCCTATGCCTCGATGGTGAACGTGCTGGCCCTGAACGCCGTGCCGGTCGAGTGGCGGATGAACATGGTCACCGGCCAGGTGAAGAAGCGCCAGCTCGACGACCGCGTCGGCGAGTTCCCGGTCGTCAATCTCGACTACACCGGCCGCAAGGCCAACTGGTCCTATCACGTCGCCATGGCCCCGCAGGAGCTTCAGCGCTTCTCGGGCCTGATCAAGTATGACCTCAATACCGGCGCGGCGAAGACGCATGACTTCGCCCTCGGCGTCGGCGGCTCCGAGCCCGCCTTCGCCCCCCGCATCGGCGCGGTCGATGAGGACGACGGCTACGTCATCGTCTTCACCACCGACGAGGCCACCGGCCAGTCCGAGGTCCAGGTCATCGCGGCCAAGGACTTTGAGGCCGGCCCCGTCGCCCGCATCCCCCTGCCCGCCCGCGTCCCCGCCGGCTTCCACGGCACATGGGCGCCCGGCGACCAGATCGTCGCCTGA
- a CDS encoding SDR family NAD(P)-dependent oxidoreductase — MEQRSLKDRVIVVTGAGRGLGLAYALDLASRGAKVVVNTRPRASGQPASAEAVVERIREMGGEAVACPLAVEQDDAGDRLLDAALTAFGRIDGLVNNAGAPEAKSLHKQTLAELRAVFDINYFGTVSATLPIYRRMRDQGAGRIVITTSAAGLHGVHGMAAYSSSKAALIGLMRVIALEGAAKGVHANAVAPYALTGMTEAYVTDEVGSAMPPEYVAPVVSWLMSEACPLNGETLVAGAGKVRRAVRIEGPGVQFQPPGEVSPDDLTAAMGPLMSLEDWTLPTDGNQAFEAFLKARPATAVRLQ, encoded by the coding sequence ATGGAACAACGGTCATTGAAAGATCGGGTCATCGTGGTCACGGGCGCGGGGCGTGGTCTGGGGTTGGCCTATGCGCTGGATCTGGCGTCCAGGGGCGCGAAGGTGGTGGTCAACACCCGTCCCCGCGCGTCGGGCCAGCCGGCCTCGGCCGAGGCTGTGGTCGAGCGCATCCGGGAGATGGGCGGCGAGGCCGTCGCCTGCCCGCTGGCGGTGGAGCAGGACGACGCGGGCGACCGCCTGCTGGACGCCGCCCTGACCGCCTTTGGCCGCATCGACGGGCTGGTGAACAACGCCGGCGCGCCCGAGGCGAAGAGCCTGCACAAGCAGACGCTGGCCGAGCTGCGCGCGGTCTTCGACATCAACTATTTCGGCACCGTCAGCGCCACCCTGCCGATCTACCGGCGCATGCGCGATCAGGGCGCCGGGCGGATCGTCATCACCACGTCGGCGGCGGGCCTGCACGGGGTCCACGGCATGGCGGCCTATTCGTCGTCCAAGGCCGCGCTGATCGGTCTGATGCGGGTGATCGCGCTGGAAGGGGCCGCAAAGGGCGTCCACGCCAACGCCGTCGCCCCCTACGCCCTGACCGGGATGACCGAGGCCTATGTCACCGACGAGGTCGGCTCGGCCATGCCGCCCGAATACGTCGCTCCCGTCGTCAGCTGGCTGATGAGCGAGGCCTGTCCGCTGAACGGCGAAACCCTCGTCGCGGGCGCCGGAAAGGTGCGTCGCGCGGTGCGGATCGAGGGCCCCGGCGTCCAGTTCCAGCCGCCCGGCGAGGTGTCCCCGGACGACCTCACCGCCGCCATGGGGCCGTTGATGTCACTGGAGGACTGGACCCTGCCGACGGACGGGAATCAGGCTTTCGAAGCCTTCCTGAAAGCCCGCCCCGCGACCGCTGTTCGACTGCAGTAA